A region of the Stieleria sp. JC731 genome:
TCGTCACTACATCCAAGGTATCCGTGATGTGCTCAGCGGAAACATGGATGTGCTCAGCGAACCTGTCCGCCAGCTAAGCGTTGGACGTCATAGCCTTGAACCGGCGGATTCGGGACGCGTCTCGATGCTGGACCGGTTGAACGAAGCCTACAGTGCACTGGATGTGATGGCGCCGGCACTGGGGGTCCACCCGTTTACGGCGTATAGCGAATTGGCGAGGATCTTGGGACGTCTTTCGATCTTTGGAGCGCAAAGACGCGCCGTTGATATCGAGCCTTATGACCACGACAACATCGGCTTTATTTTCGCTGACATTCGCGAGAAGATCCTCGGCATTTTATACGCCACGCAGTTTGATGAATATCTGCGAGCGAACTTCGATGGCCACGGTTCGACCATGATTGCCAAGCTCGGACCGGAGTGGTTTGACCCCGGTTGGGAATGGTACCTTGGCGTCGAACGGGGTGGTGCCAGCGAGTCAACGATGCTCGAATTGCTGGAACGATCGTCGGAATGGTACTGGGTTTTCGCCAGCGCAGACCAAGTCGAAAACTATTTTCACATCCGGCAGAACGGACTCAAGCGAGAGATCGTCAATTCCACCATTCCAGATCTACCATCGCGACAATACTGGACATACTACAAGGTGTCGCAGGACGAATATGAATCACCGGCATGGGCCGAGATTCGACGGACCCAATCGATCGCGATGCGGGTCCGGAACTTCGAAGAACTGACCGGTGCAAGGCACCTCGACGTGGTATTGCCCGATGGCAACCGTGCTCGCTTGCGATTCGCCCTCTTTGCCATCCGAAGCTAGGCCATGACTCCGCGATTTGCCGATGCCGTCGATCCGATTTTGATCCATGCGTTTTCGCTGATGCAGCGAATCGATGGCGGTTCGGAAATTTCACCGGCTGAAGAAAAGCGAACCTTCGAAGGTCTGTTTCAGCAGGCAGACCGGCGACTGGAAGGCTTTTCGGACGACTGGGAGTTGGCTAAATACGCCTTGGCCAGTTGGATTGATGAGATGCTTGTCGATGCACACATCTGGCCAGGACAACTTTGGTGGCGTGACAACGTTCTGGAATGGACGCTATTCAAATCGCGACGTTGCAATGACTTGTACTACGTCAACGCAAACCAAGCTTTGAATTCCGGATTCGACGACGCACTGCAATTGATTTATGTCTGCGTCATGCTTGGCTTTCGTGGTCTTTACCGCGATTCACATTTGAATCGCATGCTGATCGACAAATACGGCTTGCCGTCCGAACTGCCTGCCTGGGCTTCCGAGTATGCAGGTGTAGTCGGTCAAGCGAGACAACGCTGGAACGAGGCGACCGCGGGACAGGAAAGCGACCGCGAAATCGCGACGGCGATGCCACTTTGGTCGCGTGCCCATATGGTTTGGCCATGGCTGATCGTAACGTTGTTGGTCGGCTTGGTGGCCCTCACATTTTTGATCACGTAGCGAGAAGGTTTCAGGTCAACTTTGGCCCGACCGCAAAGATCCGGAACGAATCGGAAGCAGGGCGATCAACGCTTTCGCAACATTTAATCCCAAACGCACCGACAATTCACAAGCTTGCGAACCGAGATGTCCAACGCAGCGACTCCTGAAGAAAAGCCGAAACGCAAGCGATGGTATCGTCGACTGACGCCACAAACGGTCGCCGGTCGCGCGGCTTTTTTTACGTCGCTGGTTCTCTGGATCGTCTTGATCGTCGTTTGGTGCCTGCGTCTTTTTGGTGTCGATAGCGTCCGCGTCGCACACAGCATCAGTGTCGCCCATGCGTTTGGCGAAGTGGCACTAGCGATCGTGATTCCCATCGTGCTGTACTTTGGGATCAAGCGATGGAACCGAGTGATCGAAGGTGAATTTCCAGACATCGATCGTGCATGGGAAGCCGGCGTCGCGGCACTGGAAGCGAAAGGTGTATCGCCAACCGATTTCCCAATCTTCATGGTCCTGGGATCGTCTGACGAGCACGACGAACGCGGCTTGATGGAAGCACTCGATTCGCCACTTTTGATCCATGGAGTCCCCGCGTCCGATGGTGTTTCGCATGCGCTGAAATGGTACCTGACTCCGGACGCTCTTTACCTGTTCTGTCCAGGTGCAAGCTCACTTAGCAAATTGATGAGCCGACTTCGTTCGACTCCGCTGCGTCACGCTCCCATCCGGCAGCTGACTCGTCAATCGGCTCCGACTGAAACTTCGTCCGTCGGTCCGACAAGAATCGAACGTGTCGAACGCAAGCCAGCGACAGCCCCATCGCCGACGCCAGCGACTGCGAACACACCCGCTGCCCCTCCAACACCACCGCCACCCCCTCAGCAGCCCGCCAGTCGTCCGCCACAACCGACCGGCACGTTCATGGGCACGATCGGACAACATTCGTTATCACCACAAACACCCGAACCGGCCGCACCTTCGGCCTTCAACCCACCGCAAGTGTCCAAACCTTTGGCACCCGCGAACGCGCCTACGGGCCAAAGCCAATTAAAGCCGATGCCGTCAATGGCCAACGCTCCCTTCGGGGCCCCGCGCTCGATCGCAGCTGCGCATCAAGGCACATTGATGATCGATCAATCCACTGCCGCCGCGATGGCAAAAGAGATCGCTCAAGAACGTTCGCCGCAAGAACCCGCTTCGTCAGCAACACCGCCTGACGCAATGAGGCAAAGCTCTGCAGCAGCGGCACCACCAATTGGGACAGTAAGCACACCGTCGCTGGACCAAAAACCGAGCGCGACGATCAAGGCGTCTCAAATGGCGATGCCACAAGTCAGCGCGAGTAAAAAAATCGCTTTGCCCGAAAACCTGGACACTTCAGATCAACTTGCCAGGCTGACGTATGTCTGCAAACTGCTGAAGCGATTTCGCCGCCCGGTTTGCGGAATCAATGGTGCGGTGACGCTATTGCCATTTGAGCTTTCGCAAGTTGGACCGCTGCAACTGGCCGCCGTTGCACAATCGGCGCGAAATGACGTCACAACCATTCAGAAACATCTTGGCGTTCGCTTCCCGGTGACCGCGTTGCTTGTCGGGCTTGAACGTGAAGCCGGTTTTATCGAACTGGTTCGCCGACTCGGTGCAGACCTTCTATCGCGTCGACTTGGCGGCCGTTTTGACTTACGCAGTCGCCCAACGCCCAATGAGTTGAACACACACAGCGATCGGTTATGCGATGCTTTCGAAGACTGGGTTCATCGGCTATTCAGTCGCGACGATGGGTTGGAACAACAACGCGGCAACCGCAAGCTTTATTCGCTGACCTGTCGCATTCGGCACGAGCTAAAACCACGACTGAGAATCGTTCTTGGGCAAGCGTTCGGATGTGAATCCAACGACCAAGTCGAAAACGTTGACACCGACGAAGCATTCTTTTTCAGTGGCTGCTACTTTGCGGCAAGCGGTGCCGAAACGGGCAGGCCAGCCTTCGTCAAAGGCGTCTTGAAAGACAAGCTTGTTGACGAGCAATCGAAGGTCCAATGGACTGAGGATTCCCTCGCAACGCATCGATATTTCCGAGCCGTTTGCCTGGTCGGATGGCTGTTCGCCGTGATCCTATTGATCGTCCTGATCATGCGTTTGATCTAACGCAGCAGACGAGGGTGAAGGTACACTTTCCACCATCTCGACAGGAACCAGCTCCACATCGGTTGAGTGACCGAGCGATTCGTCCTGTAACTCTTGGCTAATGATCTGATCAATCTGATCTTCAAAAGTCGCCATGTCCGACACAGCACTCGCGCCGATAGACGCCCCTGACAGCGTCGAAGCGTGGCTCGGTGCAGGCGACCGCCGCTTGGGAAAGCTTTCAACGGTCCGGTCCCACACGCTGCCAAATAGCTGACGCAACCGATGCCTTGAGGGTTGGGTTTTGGCCGAGTGATTTGCGCCCGCAAGATGAATGTTGTAGTACTCCAGCAAGGCGCCCATTTCGAAGTTGATATTCTTTGTCGCCAAAACGTATTGGACTCGCGCACGATTTGCCGCGCTGGATGCCTCTGCGAATCGCTGCTCAGAATCAAGCAGTGCGTTGTAGTTGAATTGACGCACGGGAGCCTGGGCTTCACTGACCAGAATCTCATACTGCTTGCGAGCCGCATTTTCACGATTGATCGCGGTCCGAAGCACCGCGTATGCCCGGTCACTTTCCGCGATCGCGCTGCTAATGCCATAGATGACTTGACGTTCCAATTCGTCTAGCAACGACTGTTCCCGAGCCAGCTTTAGCTGCGCGTTTCGTACTCCCGCCGATGCTTGGCGAAAACCGATCGGATAGTTCATACTCAACCCGACCAAAAACTCGTGCGTATTGGTCATCACGTCGCTTCCGCTATCGACAATTTCATCATCGAGCCAGCTGTCTCCCAACGCTCGGTAGCGATAGCGTCCGACAGCATCCAAACGAGGCATCAGAAAGTTACGGCTGGCTGAAAGCTCGTAGCGACGCCGATCGACATTCAATCGCTGTCGCTTTAGTTCTGTGCGACGCGTGATGGCGTTGCTCGCGACGTTGTTCCAATCATAGGTGATTGGCGCGAGTGTCGGTTCGCTCGAAGTTCGAATCAGGCGACCGTCGTTGATCGACAGCCCCATCACCATTCGTAGTCGACGTTCACAGGAGTAGACGCCTCCGGTTCCTTGGAACGTCCCGCCACCGCTGCCGTTGAACGATCGTGTCCCGATCACCAAACGCCCGGCAAGCGAATTCTGCACTTCTTCCTCAAACCGATAATATTGCTCCAAAGCCTGGGCAAGCTTGTCTTCTTCGGCGCCGGGCAACCCCTGGCGTGCTTTCAACAGCTGGTATGTATGCAAAGTCCGATCGCGAGCTTCGCGTTTGACATTCAGGTCTTCGTATGCGAAGTGCAAATCCCAGTAGGCGTTTTCGACGTCGCTTAAAAAGTCACGAAGTGCAATCTCCAGGTCTGCGACCGTCGCATCGGCGTTGACTTTCGCGATCACAACGCCGTTGTAAATTCCGGGTGTCGCGTTGGGGCCTGCAATCCGGTTGAAGGAAACCGAGCGGCCTTGCAACAAAGCCTGCCGGACTTCGCCTTCGAAATTCCAAGCCCAAGCCCTGCCCTCGATCAAATTGCGATCCGAGTTGTTGTTATCAGCATCAAAGTTGTGACGCAGCGTGTATGTCGTTCCCGAAGCAGTCCGCTTGCTCAAACTGGACTCAAATCTGGTCAGGTATTGCTTAAAAAAATTATTGCCCTGTCCGGTAAATTCATTGTTCAAAACGCGATCATTGTCTTCGTAAAACAAATCGCCTTTCAACCGAGCGTCATATTCGCTCAGTGCTGCTTCCACACCCGCGGTCGGATCGGTCAACGAAATCGCGGGCTCGTAGATTGTCGAAGTGATGCTGGGCGATTGAATGATCCGGGCGCCGAGACTTCGCATCACGGTGCTATTCGCTAAAGCCAACTGAATCGCTTCATCGATCGTCATGTCCCACGGCTCGGGCGATTTCCAATTCGTGTCACGACTGCCACGGATCGAAAATGGCTGGAGCGGACCATGATCGCGAATCTCTTCGATCGAATGTCCAGCTTCGTCGGATGCGGTCGCTTGATGGGGAACCGTTTGATGCGCAGCGAGGTGCACCTGCGACTCGCCAGCCTGTGATGGGTGAGCTTTCACCGACTCAGCTGATACTGAACTGCCCTGTGATCCTGCGGCATCTACGGAAGCTGCGTTGTCTCCAAGAAGCAATGCCAGATCGGACGGCGTCGGCTTATTGGCCGTCGAAACGCAGCCTGCCAACGTCAACAGCGCGAAGTTTGCGGTCAACCAGTAGTGGGGAACTCGTCGCGCCATGAATCGTCGCTGTCTATCCGTAGCGGTTGGGGCAGGTGAAGTGGTACGATCTGGACCTATCCGGTAATTCGGCAATCCGTCATACGGAATGGAAATCGTTTCTGACAAAGACTTCATTTTCGACAATCACCGTTCAATCCACTTAATTCGCAAGCAAACGCCCAAGGTCGAAGGAATTGACGAATCGCGTTCAAGTTTCGCCTGACCAGTCTGAAAATGGTTGGTCTGAGATCGAAGAATTTGTCGCTGGGATTACCGAGCTTTCCCAGACTCCGCAAAGCTTGCCAGAGTTTGCAAGCAACACCATTGATCGGACTGCACATCTGGTCCAAGCCGACGCCGGATACATTTGGCTAGCAAATGGCAATGGCGAAGTTCACTTAATTGCCAGCAACTCTCCAGACGCGCCTGATTCGCTTGCAAAGCAGCACCCAAAACACGCATCTTTCCTCCAAGCGACGCTTCGTTCTGATGGCGTTCTGTTCGAGACGGTCGAACCTGCAAAGCAAAAAGCTAACAGCGAATCGATCGTTTGGATGGGCGTGGCCTGCCAGCTTGACCACGATTCGACTGCAATTATCGAACTGGTCCAGCGAGGCGAGCTTAGCCCGGATGCCCGAGTTGGCCATGAGCGGTTGATGCTGATGGTCAGCCAGTTGACCGCATCGTTCGCCAGGCAACTACAGTCCCGACAGTTTGACCACGCTTATCTTCAACAGCAGCAGCAAGATGGCTTCACCCGGCTGATTCACCGCGATTTGCAATTGGGTCCGACCGCGTATCGAATTGTCAACGAGGGCCGACGCCTTATTGGCTGCGATCGGCTTTCGTTATTGGTCGCCGACCGCCAACGATTCAAAGTCACTGCGGTCAGTGGCGTCGACACGATTGATCGAAACGGCCCGCTGGTCAGGCAAATGCAAACTCTTGCCGAAGCGGTCGCGCGTTCCAAGCACTGGCTCCACTATCGCGGCGACACAAACAACCTACCCGAGCAGCTTCAAGAGCCACTCGATGACTTCATCAACGAAGCGAATTCGATCGCGATCGATGTCGTCCCTTTGTCAACGCAAGTTGATAACGATCAGCCCGCATCGCAGCAGGATTTGATGTCCGAATGTCTGGGGCTGTTCGTTGTCGAGTATTTCCGACGGGACCGGCAACGCGTTGTTGACGAATCGGGCTTAGAGTCACGAATATTGACAGTCGCCAGCCTAAGCGTTTCCGCTCTTGAGAATTCGTTGGAATACGAGTCACTGCCGCTGCTAAGACTTTCGAGGGGGCTTCGAGGGGTACGACGTTGGAGCAGCACACGCCGAACACGATTGCTATCCCTCGTCACGTTCCTCGTATTGGGACTACTGGCACTCATTTTGGTTCCGACGACGTTCTACGTTCATACGCCGGGAATCGCACAACCGAGTGTTCAGCGGCACCTTTTCGCGCCGATGGATGCCGAGGTGATTGAAGTACTTTGCGAACACGACCAGCGGGTTCAACAAGACCAACCGCTAGTCCATTTACAAAGTCGAACACTGGATCTTGATTTACAACGATTGCGTGGCGACTATCAAGCGACCGAGAAAAAGCTTCTCGCCATCGCATCGGCACGGGTTCAGCAAAACCGAAACGACGATCGGTCTCGCTCGAACGCGGAGCTAGCCGCCGAAGAAAACGTTTTGCAACAGCGTTTGGAAAACCTGAGCGCAGAAATTCAATTGACCCGAACACAGCGTGATCAACTACACCTGCGCAGCCCAATCACCGGACACTTACTGACTTGGGACCCGAGTAACTTGTTGGTCGACCGACCCGTCGCACGCGGCCAACGATTGCTTACCGTTGCCGACCTGGATGGTCCTTGGAAAATCGAAGCCAGGATTCCCGAACGCCAAGCGGGACATGTCAAAGCATCCTATGCGACGAATGATCAGGTGTTGCAAGTTGTCTTCACGACGACAGACGGAACGCAGCATGCATTCGAAGGACAGTTGGTTCAACTGTCCGGTCGCGCCGATCTTGATGAGGATTCACAACTTGTAACTCGGGCTCGTGTCACGGTTCCCGATGATGCACGGTCACTGCTTCGACCAGGAACAGAGCTACGGTGCAAAATCGATTGTGGACAACGTCCGATCGGATTCGTCTGGTTTCATGAGCTCTTTGAGTCACTACGATCATGGTTCGTTTTGTAATAGAACAAGGTTCAATGGCTACGAAATTGATTCTTCCAATACATAAACTTCTATTGATCACCGTCGCCGGCTTGCTATTGCCAAGCCGCGCTGATGTGGTGGCATCCGAGATACCGGTCCGGTCCGTGCTAATCAGGCTGGTCGATCAGGTAGACGTGCCCGCCCGGGCGATCGGTTCGCTGGTAAAGGTCAACGTCGAAGAAGGCACTCAAGTCACTGCGGGACAGGTACTCGCGCAAATCGACGATACCGAAGTGAGGCTCGAACGTTCCAAAGCTCAGCTGGAAATGGAAATTGCGAAGCTTGAATCGCAAGACACCACCGAGATTCAGACAGCGAAGAAATCGCTCGGCCAAACAACGCGACAATACCAGCGACTTGAACGAGCCAAGGCGGCTCGCAACGGAAGTGTTTCTGATTCGGAACTCGACCTGGCTCGTACCGACATGGAAAAATGCGAGTACGAAGTTCAACAAGCCGAAAGCGAGCTGGAAAAAGCCGCCGTGCGATTGAAGTTGGCCGAAAGCAAACATGCCTTGGCGGAACGGAACGTCAAAATCCGCGAGATTGTCTCACCTCAGGAAGGCGTCGTCGTTGAAGCAAAACACCAGAACGGTGAATGGGTCACTCCGGGCGAAACGATCTTTCGTGTCATCAGCACGCGGCGATTGCGAGTGGATGGCTTTATCGATGCATCGGTCGCTTCCAGCGATCTACGCGGCAACCGAGTGAAATTGCGTGTCCTCGAAGACTTGCCGAGCGGCAAAACGTTCTACGGCAAGATAATCTTCGTCAGCCCTGAAAATGATCCAGTCACCGAAGAGGTTCGCATCACCGCCGAAATCGAAAATCCGGAGGGTGATTTACGTCCTGGGCAACGGGCATCAATGGCGATACTGGTCAACTGAGATCGATGATGCGGAATCAAACCGACGATCGAAAAAGTCCTCGCGCCGATGTCTCCCCAGGACTTTACGCCAAGAAACGCTTCCACTTGATGCGTCGGACGGATCTAGAGGTTGTCCCGCAGTCACGTGCCGGTCGCCAAGTTTGGGTGATCAAAGATCCGATCTCGCTTCGCTATTTTGAACTGAGCCAAACCGAGCATTTCATCTTTTCGATGCTCGACGGCAACCATTCGCTCGATGCGATTGAAGAGGCTTTTGAAGAACGTTATGTCAACCAGCGACTACCCGCGGACCTGATCCAATCCTTCGCCGCCCGACTGCACAGCCATGGACTGATGATCGCAAAGTCTTCGGATCAAGGCGATCGACTCTGGGACCGCAATCAAGCTGAAAAACGCCGGCGCTGGATTTCGGCACTGGCGAACCCGCTGGCGATACGTTTGCCGGGAGTGAATCTATCGTGGCTACTTGATCGGCTTTACCCCAGGGTCGCTTGGATCTTTAACTGGACAACCCTTTGGCTGATCGGATTTCTGGCGATCATGGCGATAGCCGCGGTATTCAGCCGCTTCGATGTTGCGTTGGCGATGATTCCGCAGCTGGATGCCTTTCTGTCGCCACGAAACTTAGTCATCCTCGGTATCGTTCTGGCGGCGACCAAGTTCCTGCACGAACTTGCACACGCCCTCACCTGCCAACACTTTGGTGGCAAGTGTCATGAGATGGGCGTTTTGTTTCTTGTCTTCACGCCTTGCCTTTATTGTGATGTGACTGACAGCTGGCGCCTGAAGAATCGTTGGCAACGGATCGCGATTTCGTCTGCCGGAATGATTAGCGAGATTGCACTCGCGTCGATCTGTGCACTGTTTTGGATGATTGCCGAACCGGGCTTAATGCGTTTGGTGCTGTTCAATGTCGTCGTCGTCTGTTCGATCGGAACGCTGTTGATCAATGGCAACCCACTGCTGCGTTACGACGGATACTTCATCCTGTCTGACTTGACGGATCAACCGAACTTATGGCAACAGTCTCGTCGCATGCTCGGCAGCCTATGGTCGTGGTGTTTAACTGGCCAGTCACAGCTCAATCGCCAACAATCGGCATTCGGTTCGAAGCCAAGGCAACTTGCATTGGTGGCCTATGGAATCGCTTCGATTGGCTACCGTGCAACCGTTTTGGTATCGATCATCCTATTGATTGGCAGAGCATTGATCCCCAATGGTTACTGGATCGCCGCCTATGCACTGTTGCTAATTGTCGGCATCGGCGACACGATTCAGCCGATTACATCAATCTGGAACCTTGCGAGAAATCCGATGTACCGTCGACGTCTTCGCCCGAAACGAATTGCAACCGTCGCGATCCTTGCGGCAAGCATTCTGGGTTCTGCGTTTGTTATCCCGGTCCCCTATCGCATTCGAGGGATCGCAATTGTCGAACCCGAGGATGCGCGTCAAGTATTCGTTTCGGTCCCCGGAATTCTTCGACAAGCGACCTCCGAAGGGAAGATCGTAAAGGCGGGAGAGCCCCTAGCGCTCCTGGAGAACATGGCACTGGAACGCGAAATCGAATCGATGCGATCGCAAATCGAATCGCAGCGTTTACAACTTCAGAATCTCAACGCGATTCGTAACGAGTCACCTGCGGCGGCCGCACAGATACCGATGGCAACACAGATCCTTGCTGATCTGAACGACCAATATGACCAGATGCAGCGTGACCGCGACGCACTGCAGTTGCGATCACCGACCGACGGCGTCGTGATCGCCCCCAACCGAATCGTGAACCAACCGAGTGGCGAACTGGAACTCGTCTCGTGGCAAGGACGACCGTTTGACGATGGCAATGTTGGGGCCTATCTACCACGACAAACGCTTTACTGTCTCGTTGGCGAAACCGACACATTCCAAGCGACCGTCTATGTCGATCAATCAGACGTCTCACTGGTCCATGTTGGTCAATCTGCCAGCCTTGTATTTGAATGTTCCCGCAACCAGGTGATCGACGGGACAGTGACTGAGGTTTCAGAAATCAACGCGGACCAAGTCCCAGAAGAACTGAGCGTTGACAACTGGATTGCGACTCGCCCGATGGCTTCGGGACCAGCAATCCCGCTGCAGCCGACTTATCGGGTAGCCGTCGAGTTGCCCAACGAAGTGACGCCACTGGTACTGGGATCACGTGGTCACGCGAAAATCCACGTGTCGCCGCAAACGATTTCAACGCAACTGATGCGGGCGGCACAAAAGACGTTCAGCGTACTGCGTTAACAGCACGCATCCAATATGGCTGGCGGAATCCACTGGCATGCTTTTGCCACGGTGGATCAAACGCAAGGCTGACGGGCAGCAACGTGGTTTTCCAACTGATGTT
Encoded here:
- the tssK gene encoding type VI secretion system baseplate subunit TssK, which encodes MKNPPVHWYQGLFVRPQHFQAADRYWLEHSHTSESWDHPYNYGLRSFSYSKDALASGRFRVEELDARLRDGTLIRLEHGQELEIDLKQAFDNQADSDGDNTLMIHIGVPKLNLGGSNVSQPDASSMTRYSRIESHIADENGQSSGQAIEFRKLNLRLIVGDDVAGYEAIPVARVRSASDRDVQPIIDDQYIPPILSTQSWPHLRRHYIQGIRDVLSGNMDVLSEPVRQLSVGRHSLEPADSGRVSMLDRLNEAYSALDVMAPALGVHPFTAYSELARILGRLSIFGAQRRAVDIEPYDHDNIGFIFADIREKILGILYATQFDEYLRANFDGHGSTMIAKLGPEWFDPGWEWYLGVERGGASESTMLELLERSSEWYWVFASADQVENYFHIRQNGLKREIVNSTIPDLPSRQYWTYYKVSQDEYESPAWAEIRRTQSIAMRVRNFEELTGARHLDVVLPDGNRARLRFALFAIRS
- a CDS encoding DotU family type IV/VI secretion system protein, whose protein sequence is MTPRFADAVDPILIHAFSLMQRIDGGSEISPAEEKRTFEGLFQQADRRLEGFSDDWELAKYALASWIDEMLVDAHIWPGQLWWRDNVLEWTLFKSRRCNDLYYVNANQALNSGFDDALQLIYVCVMLGFRGLYRDSHLNRMLIDKYGLPSELPAWASEYAGVVGQARQRWNEATAGQESDREIATAMPLWSRAHMVWPWLIVTLLVGLVALTFLIT
- a CDS encoding type VI secretion protein IcmF/TssM N-terminal domain-containing protein, with translation MSNAATPEEKPKRKRWYRRLTPQTVAGRAAFFTSLVLWIVLIVVWCLRLFGVDSVRVAHSISVAHAFGEVALAIVIPIVLYFGIKRWNRVIEGEFPDIDRAWEAGVAALEAKGVSPTDFPIFMVLGSSDEHDERGLMEALDSPLLIHGVPASDGVSHALKWYLTPDALYLFCPGASSLSKLMSRLRSTPLRHAPIRQLTRQSAPTETSSVGPTRIERVERKPATAPSPTPATANTPAAPPTPPPPPQQPASRPPQPTGTFMGTIGQHSLSPQTPEPAAPSAFNPPQVSKPLAPANAPTGQSQLKPMPSMANAPFGAPRSIAAAHQGTLMIDQSTAAAMAKEIAQERSPQEPASSATPPDAMRQSSAAAAPPIGTVSTPSLDQKPSATIKASQMAMPQVSASKKIALPENLDTSDQLARLTYVCKLLKRFRRPVCGINGAVTLLPFELSQVGPLQLAAVAQSARNDVTTIQKHLGVRFPVTALLVGLEREAGFIELVRRLGADLLSRRLGGRFDLRSRPTPNELNTHSDRLCDAFEDWVHRLFSRDDGLEQQRGNRKLYSLTCRIRHELKPRLRIVLGQAFGCESNDQVENVDTDEAFFFSGCYFAASGAETGRPAFVKGVLKDKLVDEQSKVQWTEDSLATHRYFRAVCLVGWLFAVILLIVLIMRLI
- a CDS encoding TolC family protein — its product is MKSLSETISIPYDGLPNYRIGPDRTTSPAPTATDRQRRFMARRVPHYWLTANFALLTLAGCVSTANKPTPSDLALLLGDNAASVDAAGSQGSSVSAESVKAHPSQAGESQVHLAAHQTVPHQATASDEAGHSIEEIRDHGPLQPFSIRGSRDTNWKSPEPWDMTIDEAIQLALANSTVMRSLGARIIQSPSITSTIYEPAISLTDPTAGVEAALSEYDARLKGDLFYEDNDRVLNNEFTGQGNNFFKQYLTRFESSLSKRTASGTTYTLRHNFDADNNNSDRNLIEGRAWAWNFEGEVRQALLQGRSVSFNRIAGPNATPGIYNGVVIAKVNADATVADLEIALRDFLSDVENAYWDLHFAYEDLNVKREARDRTLHTYQLLKARQGLPGAEEDKLAQALEQYYRFEEEVQNSLAGRLVIGTRSFNGSGGGTFQGTGGVYSCERRLRMVMGLSINDGRLIRTSSEPTLAPITYDWNNVASNAITRRTELKRQRLNVDRRRYELSASRNFLMPRLDAVGRYRYRALGDSWLDDEIVDSGSDVMTNTHEFLVGLSMNYPIGFRQASAGVRNAQLKLAREQSLLDELERQVIYGISSAIAESDRAYAVLRTAINRENAARKQYEILVSEAQAPVRQFNYNALLDSEQRFAEASSAANRARVQYVLATKNINFEMGALLEYYNIHLAGANHSAKTQPSRHRLRQLFGSVWDRTVESFPKRRSPAPSHASTLSGASIGASAVSDMATFEDQIDQIISQELQDESLGHSTDVELVPVEMVESVPSPSSAALDQTHDQDDQ
- a CDS encoding efflux RND transporter periplasmic adaptor subunit, with translation MTNRVQVSPDQSENGWSEIEEFVAGITELSQTPQSLPEFASNTIDRTAHLVQADAGYIWLANGNGEVHLIASNSPDAPDSLAKQHPKHASFLQATLRSDGVLFETVEPAKQKANSESIVWMGVACQLDHDSTAIIELVQRGELSPDARVGHERLMLMVSQLTASFARQLQSRQFDHAYLQQQQQDGFTRLIHRDLQLGPTAYRIVNEGRRLIGCDRLSLLVADRQRFKVTAVSGVDTIDRNGPLVRQMQTLAEAVARSKHWLHYRGDTNNLPEQLQEPLDDFINEANSIAIDVVPLSTQVDNDQPASQQDLMSECLGLFVVEYFRRDRQRVVDESGLESRILTVASLSVSALENSLEYESLPLLRLSRGLRGVRRWSSTRRTRLLSLVTFLVLGLLALILVPTTFYVHTPGIAQPSVQRHLFAPMDAEVIEVLCEHDQRVQQDQPLVHLQSRTLDLDLQRLRGDYQATEKKLLAIASARVQQNRNDDRSRSNAELAAEENVLQQRLENLSAEIQLTRTQRDQLHLRSPITGHLLTWDPSNLLVDRPVARGQRLLTVADLDGPWKIEARIPERQAGHVKASYATNDQVLQVVFTTTDGTQHAFEGQLVQLSGRADLDEDSQLVTRARVTVPDDARSLLRPGTELRCKIDCGQRPIGFVWFHELFESLRSWFVL
- a CDS encoding efflux RND transporter periplasmic adaptor subunit, with product MATKLILPIHKLLLITVAGLLLPSRADVVASEIPVRSVLIRLVDQVDVPARAIGSLVKVNVEEGTQVTAGQVLAQIDDTEVRLERSKAQLEMEIAKLESQDTTEIQTAKKSLGQTTRQYQRLERAKAARNGSVSDSELDLARTDMEKCEYEVQQAESELEKAAVRLKLAESKHALAERNVKIREIVSPQEGVVVEAKHQNGEWVTPGETIFRVISTRRLRVDGFIDASVASSDLRGNRVKLRVLEDLPSGKTFYGKIIFVSPENDPVTEEVRITAEIENPEGDLRPGQRASMAILVN
- a CDS encoding site-2 protease family protein, producing the protein MMRNQTDDRKSPRADVSPGLYAKKRFHLMRRTDLEVVPQSRAGRQVWVIKDPISLRYFELSQTEHFIFSMLDGNHSLDAIEEAFEERYVNQRLPADLIQSFAARLHSHGLMIAKSSDQGDRLWDRNQAEKRRRWISALANPLAIRLPGVNLSWLLDRLYPRVAWIFNWTTLWLIGFLAIMAIAAVFSRFDVALAMIPQLDAFLSPRNLVILGIVLAATKFLHELAHALTCQHFGGKCHEMGVLFLVFTPCLYCDVTDSWRLKNRWQRIAISSAGMISEIALASICALFWMIAEPGLMRLVLFNVVVVCSIGTLLINGNPLLRYDGYFILSDLTDQPNLWQQSRRMLGSLWSWCLTGQSQLNRQQSAFGSKPRQLALVAYGIASIGYRATVLVSIILLIGRALIPNGYWIAAYALLLIVGIGDTIQPITSIWNLARNPMYRRRLRPKRIATVAILAASILGSAFVIPVPYRIRGIAIVEPEDARQVFVSVPGILRQATSEGKIVKAGEPLALLENMALEREIESMRSQIESQRLQLQNLNAIRNESPAAAAQIPMATQILADLNDQYDQMQRDRDALQLRSPTDGVVIAPNRIVNQPSGELELVSWQGRPFDDGNVGAYLPRQTLYCLVGETDTFQATVYVDQSDVSLVHVGQSASLVFECSRNQVIDGTVTEVSEINADQVPEELSVDNWIATRPMASGPAIPLQPTYRVAVELPNEVTPLVLGSRGHAKIHVSPQTISTQLMRAAQKTFSVLR